The following proteins come from a genomic window of bacterium:
- a CDS encoding flagellin has protein sequence MRINNNISAMNTHRQLQRTDKLLASSLERLSSGLRINRAADDSAGLAISQRLRSQVEGLKMASQNAEQAKNVVQTAEGYLNEIHNMLGRMRELAVQASSDTVDDTNRSSLHAEFSSLRNEITRIAGAAEYNSQKLLDGSFNKTFQIGPNNTSNDSLTFQIAAVDATTLNIASSSIETLAGAQSALDELTSAIDAVSTTRSDLGTIQNRLAFTVASVDNSAENLASSESTIRDLDISNEITSFTKSQILVQAGMSMLAQANAVPQNVLALFR, from the coding sequence TTGAGAATTAACAACAACATTTCGGCGATGAACACCCATCGCCAGCTTCAGAGAACAGACAAATTACTGGCGTCTTCTCTTGAAAGGCTGTCAAGCGGTTTACGAATCAACCGTGCAGCAGACGACAGTGCGGGACTTGCCATTTCGCAGAGACTGAGATCGCAGGTAGAGGGTCTCAAGATGGCATCACAGAATGCCGAGCAGGCTAAAAATGTGGTGCAGACCGCCGAAGGGTACCTCAACGAAATTCATAACATGCTCGGCCGTATGCGCGAGCTGGCGGTTCAGGCTTCGTCCGATACCGTGGACGATACCAACCGGTCGTCGCTCCATGCGGAATTTTCCTCGCTCCGTAATGAAATAACCCGTATCGCGGGAGCTGCCGAGTACAACAGCCAGAAACTGCTCGACGGGTCGTTCAACAAAACATTCCAGATAGGTCCCAACAATACGTCGAACGATTCTCTCACGTTCCAGATTGCCGCAGTGGATGCCACGACACTTAATATTGCTAGTTCGTCCATTGAGACTCTGGCCGGAGCACAGAGCGCTCTCGATGAGCTGACATCGGCGATCGATGCAGTGTCAACGACTCGTTCCGATCTCGGTACCATCCAGAACAGGCTCGCTTTCACCGTAGCAAGCGTCGATAATTCTGCCGAGAACCTGGCGAGCTCGGAATCGACAATCCGCGACCTCGATATTTCAAACGAGATCACGAGCTTCACCAAGTCGCAGATTCTGGTTCAGGCGGGTATGTCGATGCTCGCGCAGGCAAATGCCGTTCCGCAGAATGTGTTGGCTCTCTT